From a single Corynebacterium kroppenstedtii DSM 44385 genomic region:
- the eccCa gene encoding type VII secretion protein EccCa — protein sequence MGNSSAQSVVRRSPERADGNDESSTATSMQTVVPYADRWCPELPAPREIPVDQPPEAPRSPQQPLFRRLLPLVMVVAVLGMVAIMVVSGSAANPMTYLFPLIMVASMVGMVTGNQAQSVDERRRVYLRHIDRCRRESREDAEQQRSMMEFVDPDPHALTLFVGSDRMWERGRYDDDFAHVRIGTASQRARTHVSIGETNAVEDIDPICALALRRALRESLVLLDVPVCLALGDFSTVYIGGSDGRKVVRSLLAQLVTLHGPEAVRIMVCGHPRSWPWLPWIPHSDGQEAFSDPEEVVTALDELWSDMSGASGSRDDSGPQVVLIIDGAVPLTVAHHPAVTSVIVVGTPDEDVMPETQRQQRRHVMDQWEAHAADEDIALRADHGMISALTTSGLDTFAQADTLSEQELDVLARSMARYTRPTDAVLAEHSSEGIDEVELVLGVATPLLVSPSSAWTEKWGAERLRIPLGLNSDGDPFYLDIKESAEGGSGPHGLCVGATGSGKSELLRTLVLSLVASHSPEQLNLVLVDFKGGATFIGMERLPHVAAVITNLDDESALVDRMEDALQGELTRRQEFLRAHGVSSSVEYADLRRQYSGRGTGDDGDYPPLPALVIIIDEFSELLSAHPGFIDTFVAIGRLGRSLGVHLLLATQRLEEGRLRGLDAHLSYRIGLRTFSAGESRIVLGVNDAHTLPKEPGYGLARVGGDSITAFRATYVSRRWNGSVASEAAGSSAGLAASPQPSTVLRIAIDRLSIDGPCASEVARFVPARTIWLPPLPDVLTMSELNTRTRRLTRDHTCSNEGLQITIGLIDAPRTQRQIPWTIGLRGSAGHIGIIGGPQSGTTTAARSVVTTLALSRTSDQAQFYVLDMGGSGLGTLERLPHTIAVVHRHEHDRILRLVNEVAVLAEDRREEWLRRGWSSVDAARDHGLSDIFVVIDGWHVITTDFPDVADALGLLIADGLSVGIHVIITANRWSALRPQIRDLLGTKVELSLGDPLESLIDRKLSERVPSRPGRAIAKWKGTSLHALVVHSTNQDIAEVTRIAAQRGDTRVPALRVLPDVLTREELDPVLPPAIAMGRESVRLSTWSWSTVASPAMLIVGKGESGRTTTLRSLIHGITSAYKPKNFGKKPATDEDAKADGSAADATSTVDATSTDDVPTAAIVVIDPRRTLLAEVPSDYDAGYASTPSAADTLIAQLTTTMNMRLPGDSITPQELKNRSWWSGPEIFLLIDDYDLLTISPSVMSGFVSVLPHARDIGVHIVVARRASGMMRAAHDPLLAGMRAINGVVALLSADKDDGPLFGVPLRPAIPGRAHIVVNGTTSEIHFARAQLSPEDSAEEENKKCSPAGTDADANNSSGTDTDDADAAETTTADSNNTEQK from the coding sequence GTGGGGAATTCATCCGCGCAGTCGGTGGTGCGTCGTTCACCTGAGCGTGCCGACGGGAACGATGAGTCTTCCACAGCGACGTCGATGCAGACAGTCGTTCCTTATGCCGACAGGTGGTGCCCGGAGCTTCCGGCCCCTCGTGAAATCCCTGTCGATCAGCCGCCCGAGGCCCCGCGTTCCCCTCAACAGCCGCTTTTTCGTCGGCTTTTGCCTTTAGTGATGGTGGTCGCGGTGCTCGGGATGGTCGCCATCATGGTTGTTTCCGGAAGCGCCGCCAACCCTATGACCTATCTCTTTCCGCTGATCATGGTCGCGTCCATGGTGGGGATGGTGACGGGGAATCAGGCTCAGTCTGTCGACGAACGACGCCGTGTGTATCTGAGGCACATTGATCGATGCCGGCGGGAATCCAGGGAAGACGCTGAACAGCAGCGCTCCATGATGGAGTTTGTGGATCCCGATCCTCATGCCTTGACGCTTTTTGTGGGAAGTGACCGCATGTGGGAGCGGGGTCGGTACGACGACGATTTTGCCCATGTGCGCATCGGAACCGCGTCTCAACGTGCGCGAACCCACGTGAGTATTGGGGAAACCAATGCTGTGGAGGATATTGATCCGATTTGTGCCCTGGCCTTGCGTCGCGCGCTCAGAGAATCATTGGTGCTCTTGGATGTTCCTGTGTGCCTGGCGCTGGGTGACTTTTCGACGGTGTACATCGGTGGGTCCGACGGGCGGAAAGTTGTTCGTTCGCTGCTGGCCCAGTTAGTCACTCTGCATGGTCCGGAGGCTGTGCGGATTATGGTGTGCGGCCATCCGCGATCGTGGCCGTGGCTGCCATGGATTCCCCATTCGGACGGTCAGGAGGCGTTCTCCGATCCCGAGGAAGTCGTGACGGCCTTGGATGAATTGTGGTCGGATATGTCTGGAGCCTCTGGCTCTCGAGATGACTCCGGGCCTCAAGTTGTTCTCATTATCGACGGTGCTGTGCCTCTCACCGTTGCCCATCACCCGGCGGTGACCAGCGTGATTGTCGTCGGCACGCCTGACGAGGATGTGATGCCGGAAACCCAGCGCCAGCAGCGTCGGCATGTGATGGACCAGTGGGAAGCTCACGCTGCGGACGAGGACATCGCGCTTCGGGCCGATCATGGGATGATTTCCGCATTAACGACGTCGGGTCTGGATACATTTGCCCAGGCCGATACGCTTTCCGAGCAGGAACTTGATGTTCTCGCCCGCTCGATGGCACGGTACACACGGCCGACAGATGCCGTGCTCGCTGAGCACTCCTCGGAAGGAATCGACGAAGTAGAACTTGTGCTCGGTGTGGCGACACCTCTTCTGGTCTCACCGTCGTCTGCATGGACTGAAAAGTGGGGTGCGGAGCGTCTTCGCATCCCATTAGGTCTTAACAGTGACGGTGACCCGTTCTACCTGGACATCAAAGAATCCGCCGAGGGTGGATCGGGGCCGCATGGTTTATGCGTCGGTGCGACCGGCTCTGGCAAAAGCGAATTATTACGAACCTTGGTGCTCTCGCTTGTGGCGTCGCATTCACCTGAACAGCTCAATCTCGTTCTTGTTGATTTCAAAGGTGGCGCAACGTTCATCGGTATGGAACGGTTGCCCCATGTTGCAGCGGTGATCACGAACTTGGACGATGAATCCGCGCTTGTTGATCGTATGGAGGACGCTCTCCAGGGGGAGCTGACCCGGCGTCAAGAGTTTCTTCGGGCGCACGGTGTGTCGTCCTCGGTGGAATACGCCGATCTGCGGCGTCAATATTCTGGTCGCGGAACTGGTGATGACGGTGATTATCCGCCTCTGCCAGCACTAGTCATTATTATTGATGAGTTTTCGGAATTATTGAGTGCACATCCTGGCTTCATCGACACCTTCGTGGCGATTGGTCGATTGGGACGCTCTCTGGGGGTTCATCTTCTTTTAGCGACGCAGCGCCTGGAAGAAGGACGATTGCGGGGTCTCGATGCCCATCTGAGTTACCGCATCGGGCTTCGCACATTCTCTGCAGGGGAGTCGAGGATCGTTCTTGGCGTCAACGACGCCCACACTCTTCCCAAGGAACCCGGTTATGGTCTCGCGCGAGTGGGTGGAGATTCCATTACCGCATTTCGCGCCACCTATGTCTCCCGACGCTGGAATGGTTCCGTTGCATCGGAGGCTGCTGGTTCCTCCGCCGGGTTGGCAGCGTCGCCACAACCATCAACAGTTTTGCGCATTGCCATTGACAGATTGAGCATCGACGGACCCTGCGCATCGGAGGTGGCGCGCTTCGTACCTGCCCGAACGATATGGTTGCCGCCCTTACCTGACGTCTTAACCATGTCCGAATTGAATACTCGGACTCGTCGTCTCACACGTGACCACACCTGTTCCAACGAAGGTCTTCAGATAACGATCGGCCTGATCGACGCACCACGGACCCAACGTCAAATCCCATGGACTATTGGCCTGCGGGGATCAGCCGGACATATCGGCATTATTGGCGGACCGCAGTCAGGAACAACAACCGCGGCACGAAGTGTGGTCACCACGTTGGCGTTGTCCCGTACCAGTGATCAGGCGCAGTTTTATGTCCTGGACATGGGCGGATCCGGTCTAGGAACTCTGGAACGTTTGCCGCACACGATTGCCGTGGTTCACCGTCATGAACATGACCGCATCCTTCGGCTGGTCAATGAAGTCGCTGTGTTAGCCGAGGACCGTAGGGAGGAATGGCTTCGGCGGGGATGGTCCAGCGTCGATGCTGCCCGCGACCACGGGCTTAGCGACATCTTCGTGGTCATCGACGGGTGGCACGTCATAACGACAGATTTCCCCGACGTGGCTGATGCTCTCGGGCTCCTCATCGCAGATGGCCTCTCGGTAGGAATTCATGTCATCATTACGGCCAATAGATGGTCCGCACTGCGGCCCCAGATCCGTGACTTACTCGGAACGAAAGTTGAATTATCGCTGGGGGACCCCCTGGAGTCACTGATTGATAGGAAATTATCTGAACGGGTACCCAGCCGACCAGGCCGAGCAATCGCGAAATGGAAAGGGACCAGCCTTCATGCCTTGGTCGTTCACTCAACGAACCAAGATATTGCCGAGGTGACGCGCATAGCAGCGCAACGAGGAGATACTCGAGTTCCCGCGCTACGGGTTCTTCCCGACGTCCTCACACGTGAGGAACTCGACCCCGTTCTTCCTCCAGCGATCGCGATGGGCCGCGAGAGCGTGCGTCTATCAACGTGGTCGTGGTCAACGGTGGCAAGCCCGGCCATGCTCATCGTTGGAAAAGGGGAGAGTGGACGAACAACGACGCTTCGCTCACTCATTCACGGCATTACAAGCGCGTATAAGCCGAAGAATTTCGGAAAGAAACCGGCGACGGATGAAGACGCGAAAGCCGATGGCTCTGCAGCTGATGCGACGAGCACTGTTGATGCAACAAGCACGGATGATGTGCCAACCGCGGCCATCGTCGTCATTGATCCACGACGAACCTTGCTGGCAGAAGTCCCGAGCGATTATGACGCCGGATATGCCTCGACACCCTCCGCCGCAGACACTTTGATTGCCCAGCTGACCACCACCATGAACATGCGTCTGCCTGGTGATTCCATCACTCCGCAGGAGCTGAAGAACAGATCATGGTGGTCCGGCCCAGAGATTTTTCTTCTTATCGACGACTACGACCTTCTCACGATTTCGCCATCCGTCATGAGTGGATTTGTTAGTGTGCTTCCACATGCTCGCGATATCGGGGTCCATATTGTCGTGGCGCGACGCGCATCAGGAATGATGCGCGCAGCTCACGATCCTCTACTCGCAGGAATGCGTGCCATCAACGGGGTAGTCGCGCTGCTGTCCGCGGATAAAGACGATGGTCCATTATTCGGGGTGCCATTGCGGCCAGCTATTCCAGGCCGAGCGCACATCGTTGTGAACGGGACGACCAGCGAAATTCATTTCGCACGCGCGCAGCTTTCACCGGAGGACAGTGCCGAAGAAGAGAACAAGAAATGTAGTCCTGCCGGCACTGACGCGGATGCCAATAACTCGAGCGGCACTGACACGGATGACGCCGATGCAGCCGAAACCACCACGGCAGACAGTAATAACACCGAACAGAAATAG
- a CDS encoding EsaB/YukD family protein, which translates to MPYTNTRDYRRSNTYQAGENNELTTSPRIDLTRTRIRIILELPDESFASLGFQQSDSGERNESENNDDRELSVYPTDFSEHNSLFSNLLINDDLRESLYRHCLDVTVLTHQPATELISDLVDSLRERRVLDTAAPPTPWRLITSSGRTIRYDASLADYGVQPGDTLLLTTRPWSGHDIHITTAEALSQSRDNHFFGHIINRGILPITIMTLVALSLIPQLVNVISKNWGLWDEITSITQHNPPLASPDGHGYFLSLFAYSSLFPWWCLVAVALLSSSFCVFLAYIKTHHTIKTSDISASKEKGTDYASLWTRNSPPHSSYIVESTALWWAAAWALGTLSWSSPWMGVSLGCLCTALVCGAVTFFHLSVLKKNSTTVAGRSVAGIPGAINKSSDIIPAIALLMFSGIMVLPLGLTFFSFVTPQVVFCVWLLLALFIHSWTGMLALRCAGVRPDPVPSTGSELDEADSPPLPDRAHRVHLAHDIHTGMSTGCAAVIVLSALCLAWSSPSAGTASLILVIAIAEGLRARLQARYSVQALARATSLVCLAITSLTLFLADYPVGTMHTVALAAGTSVFALLLVIPVLPQWRVTDPTIQKAIEIMEAIMTAAAIPLALWVAGVFTVIRGLG; encoded by the coding sequence ATGCCATACACAAACACGCGTGATTATCGCAGGTCAAACACATATCAGGCGGGGGAAAACAACGAATTAACGACGAGCCCACGGATTGATCTAACGCGAACACGAATACGTATCATTCTTGAGCTGCCCGATGAATCATTCGCCAGTTTGGGATTTCAGCAAAGCGATAGCGGTGAAAGAAATGAATCGGAGAATAATGATGACCGTGAATTATCTGTTTATCCTACTGACTTTTCAGAACATAACTCTTTATTCAGTAACCTATTAATCAACGACGATCTCCGCGAATCTCTCTACCGGCATTGTCTTGATGTCACGGTGCTTACGCACCAACCGGCAACAGAATTAATTAGTGACCTGGTGGATTCTCTCCGAGAACGACGGGTTCTTGATACCGCTGCCCCACCAACACCGTGGCGGCTTATAACCAGTAGCGGCCGCACTATCCGGTATGACGCATCATTGGCGGATTATGGGGTTCAACCTGGCGATACACTCTTGCTAACCACGCGTCCGTGGTCCGGCCACGATATTCACATCACCACAGCGGAAGCGCTATCCCAATCCCGTGATAATCACTTTTTCGGTCACATCATTAACCGCGGAATCTTACCCATCACGATTATGACGTTGGTGGCATTGTCGCTTATTCCCCAACTGGTCAATGTGATTTCCAAGAATTGGGGACTCTGGGACGAAATTACGTCGATCACCCAACATAATCCACCCTTGGCCTCCCCGGATGGGCATGGGTACTTCTTATCTCTCTTCGCTTATTCGTCACTATTTCCGTGGTGGTGTCTCGTCGCTGTTGCTTTACTCTCCTCTTCTTTTTGCGTATTTCTTGCTTATATTAAGACCCACCACACAATAAAGACATCGGATATAAGTGCGAGCAAAGAAAAGGGAACAGACTACGCATCCTTGTGGACTCGGAATTCTCCCCCGCATAGTTCCTATATCGTCGAATCGACAGCATTGTGGTGGGCGGCTGCATGGGCGCTGGGCACTCTGAGCTGGTCATCTCCCTGGATGGGGGTATCCCTCGGCTGTCTCTGCACAGCATTGGTGTGCGGAGCAGTAACTTTCTTCCACCTCAGTGTTCTTAAGAAAAATTCCACAACGGTGGCAGGTAGGTCAGTGGCGGGAATTCCCGGCGCGATTAATAAATCATCGGACATCATTCCCGCCATCGCCCTCCTCATGTTTTCCGGGATCATGGTTCTCCCGCTGGGACTAACTTTCTTCTCCTTCGTGACGCCTCAAGTCGTGTTTTGCGTCTGGCTGCTGCTCGCACTTTTCATCCATTCGTGGACCGGGATGCTCGCACTTCGCTGCGCTGGGGTTCGTCCGGACCCTGTGCCGTCGACGGGGAGTGAGCTCGATGAGGCCGATAGCCCGCCTCTCCCCGATCGCGCACACCGTGTCCACCTGGCGCACGACATTCATACGGGCATGTCCACGGGCTGCGCGGCCGTCATCGTTCTTTCTGCTCTGTGCCTCGCGTGGTCCTCTCCGTCGGCGGGAACAGCGTCGCTCATCCTGGTCATTGCTATCGCCGAGGGGCTTCGTGCGCGTCTGCAAGCTCGATATTCAGTTCAGGCTTTGGCTCGAGCAACGTCGCTCGTGTGCCTCGCCATTACATCGCTGACTCTGTTTTTGGCTGATTATCCCGTCGGGACGATGCACACGGTGGCTCTAGCAGCCGGAACGTCTGTTTTCGCCTTGCTGTTAGTTATTCCCGTCCTGCCGCAATGGAGAGTAACGGACCCTACGATTCAGAAGGCGATTGAGATTATGGAAGCCATCATGACGGCTGCGGCGATCCCTCTCGCGTTGTGGGTGGCTGGGGTTTTCACCGTCATTCGTGGGCTGGGGTAA